One window of the Corynebacterium glutamicum ATCC 13032 genome contains the following:
- a CDS encoding MFS transporter: MHESGKNPVKVVDSQAPQGRGGHIGGHIKRRPIPRQTEISEVRRYIVMTALALGGFAIGVTEFVSMGLLSAIASDFEISEDQAGHIITIYALGVVVGAPLITAFTGKLPRRRLLLILVAFFVVGNALSTLNASYEVLLIARFIAGLPHGAYFSVAGLAAASMAPDGQRGRAIAYVGMGLSVGTVAGVPAAQALGDAFGWSTAYVLVTVLGVLTLLALWFLMPHMTEMKPTSPLTELSALKNSQVWLTLGIGSIGFGGMFAVYTYISWTMTDQAGMPSSLIWIVLMAYGVGMICGNYVGGRIADWNVDRGILLALICIVVALIGFYFTSNNAILGTINFGLVGFFGSTLIPSLQIRLMDVAGRAQTLAASLNQSALNIGNALGAAIGGVVIGAGYSYSTPALAGAGLAFLAIVVWFPMVALRKRT; encoded by the coding sequence ATGCACGAATCTGGAAAAAATCCTGTCAAGGTTGTCGACTCGCAGGCACCACAAGGACGCGGTGGGCATATCGGCGGACATATCAAACGCCGCCCGATTCCTAGGCAAACGGAAATTTCCGAGGTTCGTCGATATATCGTCATGACTGCCCTCGCACTCGGTGGCTTCGCCATCGGTGTGACGGAATTTGTCTCCATGGGTCTGCTCAGCGCGATCGCCTCCGACTTTGAGATCTCCGAAGACCAAGCCGGACACATCATCACCATCTACGCCCTCGGCGTGGTTGTGGGTGCCCCGCTGATCACAGCGTTTACCGGCAAACTTCCACGACGCCGCCTGCTGCTCATCCTGGTGGCCTTCTTTGTGGTGGGTAACGCGTTGTCCACACTGAATGCGTCCTATGAAGTCCTGTTGATTGCCCGCTTCATCGCTGGTCTGCCACACGGCGCGTACTTCTCAGTTGCAGGTTTGGCAGCAGCATCGATGGCACCAGACGGACAGCGTGGACGTGCGATCGCCTATGTCGGTATGGGTCTTTCCGTGGGTACTGTCGCCGGTGTTCCAGCAGCCCAAGCACTGGGCGATGCTTTCGGTTGGTCCACCGCCTACGTGCTGGTCACCGTCCTGGGTGTTCTCACCTTGCTGGCCCTATGGTTCCTCATGCCACACATGACAGAGATGAAACCCACCAGCCCGCTGACAGAACTCAGTGCTTTGAAGAACAGCCAGGTCTGGCTCACCCTGGGCATTGGTTCCATCGGTTTCGGTGGCATGTTCGCGGTCTACACCTACATCTCTTGGACCATGACCGACCAAGCTGGCATGCCAAGCTCCCTGATCTGGATTGTGCTGATGGCCTACGGCGTGGGCATGATCTGCGGAAACTACGTCGGTGGACGCATCGCCGACTGGAACGTGGACCGCGGAATCCTCCTCGCACTGATCTGCATCGTGGTGGCCCTCATCGGTTTCTACTTCACCTCCAACAACGCCATCCTGGGAACCATCAACTTCGGACTCGTCGGATTCTTCGGCTCCACACTGATCCCATCACTGCAGATCCGACTCATGGACGTTGCAGGACGCGCACAAACGTTGGCTGCATCTCTGAATCAATCTGCACTGAATATCGGTAACGCTTTGGGCGCAGCGATCGGTGGCGTGGTTATCGGCGCGGGTTATTCCTACAGCACTCCAGCCCTTGCTGGCGCTGGCCTGGCATTCCTTGCCATCGTGGTGTGGTTCCCCATGGTGGCCTTGCGTAAACGCACATAA
- a CDS encoding exodeoxyribonuclease III gives MSFHITSVNVNGIRAAVKQRSETNLGFLPWLEETRPDVVLLQEVRASEKDTATALQPALDNGWHYIGAPAAAKGRAGVGILSRHELEDVNIGFGSFLDSGRYIEATIKDTTLDVPVTVASLYLPSGSAGTDKQDEKYRFLDEFEGFLDQRAKERSHMVIGGDWNICHRREDLKNWKTNQKKSGFLPDERAFMDSVFGTFPDEATQVAGAGDFFGAVDYEGTRRREATTDPAWFDVARRLQPEGDGPYTWWTYRGKAFDTGAGWRIDYQAATAAMLERAERSWVDKAAAYDLRWSDHSPLNVIYS, from the coding sequence ATGAGTTTTCACATCACATCCGTCAATGTCAACGGCATTAGGGCAGCGGTCAAACAGCGAAGCGAAACAAACCTAGGTTTCCTTCCGTGGCTTGAAGAAACTCGCCCGGACGTTGTCCTCCTCCAAGAAGTCCGCGCAAGCGAAAAAGACACCGCCACCGCACTGCAACCCGCCTTAGATAACGGATGGCACTACATTGGTGCCCCAGCAGCTGCCAAGGGACGTGCCGGTGTCGGCATTTTGTCTAGGCATGAACTTGAAGATGTGAACATCGGTTTTGGATCTTTCCTTGACTCCGGCCGCTACATTGAAGCAACCATCAAAGACACCACCCTGGATGTGCCAGTAACCGTGGCATCTCTTTACCTCCCCTCAGGTTCAGCGGGCACCGACAAGCAGGATGAAAAGTACCGCTTCCTCGATGAATTCGAAGGGTTCCTGGACCAGCGCGCTAAAGAACGCTCCCACATGGTCATCGGTGGCGACTGGAACATCTGCCACCGCCGCGAAGACCTGAAAAACTGGAAAACCAACCAAAAGAAATCCGGTTTCCTTCCCGACGAACGCGCATTCATGGATTCAGTCTTTGGCACCTTCCCAGATGAGGCAACCCAGGTTGCAGGGGCCGGCGACTTCTTCGGTGCCGTGGACTATGAAGGAACGAGGCGTCGAGAAGCAACTACGGACCCTGCGTGGTTCGACGTTGCACGTCGCCTGCAACCTGAAGGCGACGGCCCCTACACTTGGTGGACCTACCGCGGAAAAGCCTTCGACACCGGCGCCGGATGGCGCATCGACTACCAAGCAGCAACCGCAGCGATGCTCGAACGCGCAGAACGCTCCTGGGTAGACAAAGCCGCTGCATACGATTTGCGCTGGTCAGATCACTCACCACTGAACGTGATCTACTCCTAA
- a CDS encoding trimeric intracellular cation channel family protein, producing the protein MLLTILWAIGITAEGMTGALAAGRQKMDLFGVSVIACVTAIGGGSIRDMLLGHYPLVWVEKPLYLLLIIGAAILTVSISFLMEHFRVLFLVLDAVGLSAFAVIGTQIALEMGYGFIIAVVASVLTGVFGGVMRDLLCDRIPLVFQKELYASIAFLATCVYFAMMYLGASENVTVLVSVVVAFVVRLLSIWRGWSLPVFDYQEREYKRDPKMRLWRMFRK; encoded by the coding sequence ATGCTGCTGACAATTCTATGGGCCATCGGCATCACCGCCGAAGGCATGACAGGCGCGCTGGCCGCAGGCCGACAAAAAATGGATCTCTTCGGAGTATCCGTCATCGCATGCGTTACCGCGATCGGCGGCGGATCCATCCGCGACATGCTGCTGGGACATTACCCGCTGGTGTGGGTGGAAAAGCCACTGTATCTACTGCTGATCATTGGCGCAGCCATTTTGACAGTGTCCATTTCCTTCCTGATGGAGCACTTCCGTGTGTTGTTCCTCGTGCTCGACGCCGTGGGTCTTTCTGCATTCGCTGTGATCGGCACACAAATCGCACTGGAAATGGGCTACGGATTCATCATCGCAGTAGTGGCATCAGTGCTCACAGGTGTATTCGGCGGCGTCATGCGTGACCTTTTGTGTGACCGCATCCCACTGGTATTTCAAAAAGAGCTCTACGCATCAATCGCATTCCTCGCCACCTGCGTCTACTTTGCGATGATGTACCTTGGAGCTTCCGAAAACGTCACCGTCCTGGTCTCTGTGGTGGTTGCCTTTGTAGTCCGACTGCTATCCATCTGGCGCGGATGGAGCCTCCCCGTATTCGACTACCAAGAACGCGAATACAAACGAGATCCCAAAATGCGTCTGTGGAGAATGTTCCGGAAGTAA
- a CDS encoding ABC transporter substrate-binding protein, translated as MKKSLIAIVASALVLSGCTSDSSDSSGTSGTVETTSITTSVAAADGAFPRTVTLDDSSITLESKPERIAVLTPEAASLVLPITGADRVVMTAEMDTADEETAALASQVEYQVKNGGSLDPEQVVAADPDLVIVSARFDTEQGTIDILEGLNVPVVNFDSDAWGDIDAITKHLEIVGELVGEEDKAAEAIAEIDANRIDIDKPATSPTVLTLMQRGPRQMVMPESAMLNGLIREAGGTPVVDSLGAVGTITADPEQVVAMAPEIIIIQDFQGKGRENFANFLSNPALANVPAIENDKIFYADTVTTGVTAGTDITTGLQQVAEMLS; from the coding sequence ATGAAAAAATCACTCATCGCCATTGTTGCCAGTGCGCTCGTGTTAAGCGGCTGCACCTCTGATTCTTCTGACTCTTCCGGCACTTCCGGAACTGTGGAAACCACTTCGATTACAACCAGCGTTGCCGCAGCTGACGGCGCATTCCCACGCACCGTCACACTCGACGATTCCTCCATCACCTTAGAATCCAAACCAGAGCGCATCGCCGTACTCACCCCAGAGGCAGCATCCTTGGTTCTCCCCATCACAGGCGCCGACCGCGTCGTGATGACCGCCGAAATGGACACCGCTGACGAAGAAACCGCAGCTCTGGCCTCCCAAGTGGAATACCAAGTCAAAAACGGTGGCAGCCTCGACCCCGAACAAGTTGTCGCCGCCGACCCAGATTTGGTGATCGTCAGTGCGCGTTTCGATACCGAACAAGGCACCATCGACATTTTGGAAGGCCTCAACGTCCCCGTAGTTAACTTCGATTCAGACGCTTGGGGAGACATCGACGCCATCACCAAACACCTAGAAATTGTGGGTGAACTCGTCGGCGAAGAAGACAAAGCCGCAGAAGCAATCGCAGAAATCGATGCAAACCGCATCGACATCGACAAGCCTGCCACCTCCCCCACTGTGCTCACTTTGATGCAACGCGGACCACGCCAAATGGTCATGCCAGAATCTGCCATGCTCAACGGCCTGATCCGCGAAGCCGGCGGCACTCCAGTGGTAGATTCTCTCGGCGCGGTAGGCACCATCACTGCAGACCCAGAACAAGTTGTTGCGATGGCACCTGAGATCATCATCATTCAGGACTTCCAAGGTAAAGGCCGAGAGAACTTCGCTAATTTCCTCTCCAACCCAGCGCTAGCCAACGTTCCCGCCATTGAAAACGACAAGATTTTCTACGCCGACACTGTCACCACTGGAGTTACTGCAGGTACCGATATCACCACTGGTCTGCAGCAAGTGGCAGAAATGCTGAGCTAG
- a CDS encoding ABC transporter ATP-binding protein, which produces MPQLVEIRDLNVEFPSRHAVKNVSFSAPAGKVTALIGPNGAGKSTALSAIAGLVESTGEVMVGGSGVASKSAKARARLLSLVPQNTELRIGFSARDVVAMGRYPHRGRFAVETDADRRATDDALRAINALDIAEQPVNELSGGQQQLIHIGRALAQDTAVVLLDEPVSALDLRHQVEVLQLLRARANSGTTVIVVLHDLNHVARWCDHAVLMADGEVVSQGDIREVLEPATLSTVYGLPIAVRDDPETSSLRVIPHPNPF; this is translated from the coding sequence ATGCCTCAATTAGTTGAAATTCGTGATCTCAACGTTGAATTCCCCTCTCGCCATGCAGTGAAAAACGTGTCTTTTTCTGCACCTGCTGGAAAAGTCACCGCACTGATTGGCCCAAATGGTGCTGGTAAAAGTACTGCCCTTTCGGCGATTGCAGGATTGGTTGAATCCACCGGCGAGGTAATGGTTGGTGGGAGTGGGGTTGCGTCGAAAAGCGCTAAAGCCCGAGCCCGCCTGCTCTCACTCGTGCCGCAAAACACCGAGTTGCGCATTGGTTTTAGTGCACGCGACGTTGTCGCGATGGGCCGCTACCCGCATCGTGGCCGCTTCGCCGTGGAGACCGACGCAGATCGACGCGCCACCGATGACGCCCTGCGCGCCATCAACGCGCTCGACATCGCCGAGCAGCCCGTCAACGAATTATCGGGCGGCCAGCAGCAGCTCATCCACATCGGCCGAGCGCTCGCCCAAGACACCGCCGTCGTGCTTCTCGACGAGCCCGTCTCCGCCCTTGATCTACGGCACCAAGTTGAAGTCCTTCAACTCCTGCGCGCCCGAGCTAATTCCGGCACCACCGTGATCGTCGTCCTTCACGATCTCAACCACGTTGCCCGTTGGTGCGACCATGCAGTGTTGATGGCCGACGGCGAAGTTGTCTCCCAAGGTGACATCCGCGAGGTGCTCGAACCTGCCACACTGTCCACCGTGTACGGACTGCCCATTGCGGTGCGCGATGATCCCGAAACCAGCTCACTTCGCGTGATCCCGCATCCAAATCCCTTTTGA
- a CDS encoding FecCD family ABC transporter permease — MSRTGVSKKPKLTAPVVIIGTLVLLIIAFTASLMLGPVTVPLNELATNPVVTDIRAPRIIIAALVGAALAVSGAIMQTVFHNPLADPGIVGVSSGAAVAAVLAIVTGASFFGQWTVPFAAFVGALVTVAVVYLIASSRAMDGRGADPATLVLVGMAITAFLGAVISSATANAPQDSELRSVTFWLNGDLVSRTWEHVGVAIIPIIVGLILAIGGSRDLNLLLLGDSTAQTSGLNVNRARIILLALAALLTATAVAVSGTITFVGLVVPHLVRIVLGADHRALLPAAAILGATFVIVSDTVARMIFSPIVLQTGVVVAFIGSPIFLYLLLSMRKRRGLGL; from the coding sequence TTGTCGCGCACAGGTGTTTCGAAAAAACCAAAGCTCACCGCTCCTGTTGTCATCATCGGCACCCTCGTCTTGTTGATCATCGCCTTCACCGCTTCCCTCATGCTGGGTCCCGTGACGGTTCCATTGAATGAGCTTGCAACCAACCCCGTTGTCACCGATATCCGTGCACCACGCATTATCATCGCAGCATTGGTGGGTGCGGCGCTGGCTGTCTCCGGTGCGATCATGCAGACGGTGTTTCACAACCCGTTGGCGGATCCCGGCATTGTGGGTGTGTCCTCCGGTGCAGCTGTTGCAGCTGTCTTGGCGATTGTCACCGGTGCGAGTTTCTTTGGCCAATGGACCGTTCCTTTTGCGGCCTTCGTGGGCGCATTGGTCACGGTGGCTGTGGTATATTTGATCGCTAGTTCCCGCGCGATGGATGGCCGTGGCGCAGATCCGGCCACGTTGGTACTGGTCGGCATGGCTATCACTGCCTTTTTGGGTGCTGTTATTTCCAGCGCCACTGCGAACGCACCACAAGATTCTGAGCTTCGATCCGTGACGTTTTGGCTCAACGGCGATCTGGTATCTCGGACGTGGGAACATGTGGGCGTTGCAATAATCCCCATTATCGTTGGGTTGATTCTAGCTATCGGCGGTTCCCGCGATCTGAACTTGTTGCTGCTGGGTGATTCCACAGCGCAAACATCTGGACTCAACGTCAACCGCGCACGCATCATTTTGCTAGCACTTGCGGCACTGCTCACCGCCACAGCTGTTGCGGTCTCCGGCACCATTACGTTTGTTGGATTGGTAGTACCCCACCTGGTGCGCATTGTTTTAGGTGCCGATCACCGAGCGTTACTCCCGGCCGCCGCGATTTTGGGCGCCACGTTTGTTATCGTTTCCGACACTGTTGCCCGCATGATCTTCTCCCCCATCGTCTTGCAAACAGGCGTGGTGGTGGCGTTCATTGGCTCACCAATTTTCCTTTATTTACTGCTCAGCATGCGCAAGCGACGCGGATTGGGGCTGTAA
- the trpS gene encoding tryptophan--tRNA ligase gives MTTQDKDLTAQTASRVLSGIQPTADSYHLGNYLGAVKQWIDLQDSYDAFYFIPDLHAITVDQEPEELRNRTISGAAQLLALGIDPERSTLFVQSHVPAHAELSWVLTCLTGFGEASRMTQFKDKSSKRGADRTSAGLFTYPMLMAADILLYRPHLVPVGEDQRQHLELTRTLAERFNNRFGKAFEVPEGFIPQGASKIYDLQNPTAKMSKSGDNPKGIINLLDDPKVSTKRIKSAVTDNDGVIAYDPENKPGVSNLLVIQSALTGTSIDSLVDGYQGAGYGALKGDTADALEAFTTPLKAKYDEYMNDRGELERVLAIGAERATEVANETLADVYDKIGFLASRR, from the coding sequence ATGACGACGCAGGATAAAGATCTCACCGCACAAACCGCTTCCAGAGTCCTTTCTGGAATTCAGCCCACCGCCGATTCCTATCACCTGGGCAATTACTTGGGAGCAGTCAAGCAGTGGATTGACCTGCAAGATTCCTACGATGCCTTCTACTTCATTCCAGATCTCCACGCGATTACCGTCGATCAGGAACCAGAAGAGCTGCGCAACCGCACCATTTCCGGCGCCGCACAGCTGCTGGCCCTGGGCATTGATCCAGAACGCTCCACCTTGTTTGTGCAGTCGCATGTTCCCGCACATGCAGAACTGTCATGGGTTCTGACCTGCCTGACCGGTTTCGGCGAGGCATCCCGCATGACCCAGTTCAAGGACAAGTCCTCCAAGCGTGGCGCCGACCGTACCTCAGCTGGTCTGTTCACCTACCCGATGCTGATGGCAGCAGATATTTTGCTGTACCGCCCACATCTTGTCCCAGTCGGTGAAGATCAGCGCCAGCACCTGGAGCTCACCCGCACCCTCGCGGAGCGTTTCAACAATCGTTTCGGCAAGGCCTTCGAGGTTCCAGAAGGATTCATCCCGCAGGGCGCATCCAAGATTTACGATCTGCAGAACCCCACCGCCAAGATGTCCAAGTCCGGCGACAACCCGAAGGGCATCATCAACCTGCTTGATGATCCAAAGGTGTCCACCAAGCGCATCAAGTCCGCAGTCACCGACAACGACGGCGTCATCGCCTACGATCCAGAAAACAAGCCTGGCGTGTCCAACTTGCTGGTCATCCAGTCTGCGCTGACGGGTACCTCCATCGATTCGCTTGTCGACGGCTACCAGGGCGCTGGCTACGGTGCGTTGAAGGGTGACACCGCCGACGCGCTTGAGGCTTTCACCACTCCTTTGAAGGCAAAGTACGACGAGTACATGAATGACCGCGGCGAGCTCGAACGAGTCTTGGCTATCGGTGCTGAGCGCGCCACCGAAGTTGCCAACGAAACCTTGGCTGATGTGTACGACAAGATTGGTTTCTTGGCGTCTCGTCGCTAA
- a CDS encoding YihY/virulence factor BrkB family protein: MSTRTTPQDRYTDEYGIERVNKDEPGLVDKLRDKHDWFDHLMRMNERFGAKGGNQLSAGITYFSVLSIFPIAMLVFGIAGVILAGNPEVLTDIQNRINDALEGEIGNTVNGIIDSAIAQRGAVLGIGGVTALWSGLGWMANLRFGVSRMWAIDPTEGNFIQKKLTDLVALIVLLLAMGVAFGITALGASGLTKNLLDFVGLGEIPGISYITWVVAALVGVLANFLVFMWLIFSLPRTKVPMKPGLQAALLGAIGFEVVKQVGSLLASNALSNPAGAAFGPIIGIMVVLYLIWRILMYCSAWAATSEEALRLATVPAPEPAIIRVRHEIDPGEEVSQSARKVGIGVAVGAATAGAFALLRKK; encoded by the coding sequence ATGTCTACTAGAACAACGCCACAAGACCGTTATACCGACGAATACGGCATCGAACGCGTCAACAAGGATGAACCCGGCCTGGTGGACAAACTCCGGGACAAGCACGACTGGTTTGATCATCTCATGCGCATGAATGAACGTTTCGGCGCAAAAGGTGGCAACCAATTGTCGGCGGGTATTACGTATTTCTCCGTGCTGTCGATCTTCCCGATTGCCATGCTTGTCTTCGGTATTGCAGGTGTCATCCTTGCCGGAAACCCTGAAGTTCTCACAGATATTCAAAATCGAATCAACGATGCTTTAGAAGGCGAGATCGGTAACACCGTCAACGGCATCATTGATTCCGCGATTGCGCAGCGTGGTGCTGTGTTGGGCATTGGTGGTGTAACTGCCCTGTGGTCTGGACTGGGGTGGATGGCGAACCTGCGCTTTGGAGTTTCCCGCATGTGGGCCATTGACCCAACTGAAGGCAACTTCATTCAAAAGAAGCTCACCGACTTGGTCGCGCTGATCGTCTTGCTGCTGGCCATGGGCGTAGCCTTCGGTATCACGGCGCTCGGTGCTTCCGGACTAACCAAAAACCTGCTGGACTTTGTGGGCCTGGGGGAGATTCCGGGCATTAGCTACATCACCTGGGTGGTCGCAGCACTTGTTGGTGTCTTGGCTAACTTCCTGGTGTTCATGTGGCTGATTTTCTCCCTGCCACGTACCAAAGTTCCCATGAAACCGGGTCTTCAGGCAGCACTGCTTGGCGCAATCGGTTTTGAGGTGGTCAAGCAGGTTGGATCGCTGTTGGCTTCAAATGCATTGAGTAACCCCGCGGGTGCAGCATTCGGTCCGATCATCGGCATCATGGTTGTGCTGTATTTGATCTGGCGCATCCTCATGTATTGCTCTGCGTGGGCTGCCACCAGTGAAGAAGCGTTGCGTCTTGCGACTGTTCCAGCACCAGAGCCTGCGATCATTCGGGTTCGCCATGAAATTGATCCAGGTGAAGAAGTCTCCCAATCTGCTCGAAAAGTGGGCATTGGAGTGGCCGTGGGTGCCGCGACTGCGGGTGCTTTTGCGCTGTTGCGTAAAAAATAG
- a CDS encoding RDD family protein has protein sequence MNTNLPNLYTAFDLDRSESSEALGVSLSARDLRLEQMGIAQDDPRRAQTVQAFAVLADPAKRATYDAQLEAGVPLTWAQIQHLGNFGTLPSTPTAQPFAAPQPEPSPEPQQQWNSGQNYAYGNPTMDYQTQQSYNPMQDQTQASMYAQPFANTPAPMYNSNQVFNRPTAGTRLWMAILDSIFAGIAGGIVSGIFGFGSEFLTSVIMILVLIVYIVGSESFLGSTPAKKIMGYETRDVDTHSKLSAGAAAKRNWWKLISFTGIGSVVSFVMAIVYGSSINESNQMRGMHDRLANAEVVKKNT, from the coding sequence ATGAACACGAACTTGCCGAACCTATACACCGCATTTGACCTTGATCGAAGTGAATCCTCCGAAGCTTTAGGTGTTTCCCTTTCTGCCCGCGATCTTCGCTTAGAACAAATGGGAATTGCCCAGGACGATCCTCGACGTGCCCAAACCGTCCAAGCTTTCGCAGTGCTTGCAGACCCAGCAAAACGCGCCACCTACGATGCTCAATTAGAAGCTGGAGTTCCACTCACCTGGGCGCAGATTCAGCATTTAGGAAACTTCGGCACCTTGCCTTCCACCCCTACTGCGCAGCCGTTTGCGGCACCTCAGCCGGAGCCGTCGCCGGAACCGCAACAGCAGTGGAATAGCGGACAAAACTATGCGTATGGCAATCCGACCATGGATTACCAAACTCAGCAGAGCTACAACCCGATGCAGGACCAAACCCAAGCGTCGATGTATGCGCAACCTTTCGCGAACACCCCTGCACCGATGTACAACAGCAATCAGGTTTTTAACAGGCCTACTGCGGGTACGCGTTTGTGGATGGCGATCCTCGACAGTATTTTTGCCGGCATCGCTGGTGGAATTGTCTCCGGTATTTTCGGCTTTGGATCTGAATTCCTCACCAGTGTCATCATGATTTTGGTGCTGATCGTCTATATCGTGGGTAGTGAATCCTTCCTGGGATCCACCCCTGCGAAGAAGATAATGGGCTACGAGACCCGTGATGTGGACACTCACTCCAAGCTTTCCGCTGGTGCCGCAGCAAAGCGCAACTGGTGGAAACTGATCAGCTTCACCGGTATCGGTTCTGTGGTGTCGTTTGTGATGGCCATCGTTTATGGCTCTTCCATTAATGAAAGCAATCAGATGCGCGGTATGCACGACCGCTTGGCCAACGCAGAGGTCGTGAAGAAGAACACCTAG
- a CDS encoding D-alanyl-D-alanine carboxypeptidase family protein, translating to MTADNAETLEDIIDDALTPTTRLEAPNTDLCPYKESPSPARSTSEVVAPGAQTPALVPVPSVPAGGEKLATCGVITPNGFELPEDSDETITASAWMVFDIDSGEIIAAKDPHGRYRPASIIKVLLSLVAIDELNPTTVVTGTMEAANIEGSRVGVGEGGQYTVDQLLHGLLLASGNDAAYLLAQELGGDQATLEKVNALAKELGTQDTFVATYSGLDAPGMSTSAYDMSLIYQHAWQNPVFESIISTDHIDFPGWGDNEGFQVWNDNALFMNDPDGIGGKTGYTDDANHTFVGGLDRGGRRLAAVLLDSTVSDIRPWEQARLLIDASLPITPGSGVGQLGSGSANDVAPATPELPEPTDNLTSGEGGSQNTLLKLVVPIGIIVLLLIAALAWTFRSPKKKN from the coding sequence GTGACAGCCGACAACGCAGAAACTCTCGAAGACATCATCGACGACGCGCTTACCCCCACCACCCGGTTGGAAGCTCCCAACACTGATCTGTGCCCCTACAAGGAATCTCCTTCCCCGGCGCGCAGCACATCAGAGGTAGTCGCGCCGGGTGCACAAACGCCCGCGCTGGTTCCGGTTCCATCTGTTCCCGCAGGTGGTGAGAAATTGGCGACATGCGGTGTGATCACTCCCAATGGCTTTGAGCTTCCTGAAGATTCTGATGAAACTATCACTGCGTCGGCGTGGATGGTGTTTGATATTGATTCCGGTGAGATCATCGCAGCAAAGGATCCCCACGGAAGGTATCGCCCCGCATCGATCATCAAGGTGTTACTCAGCTTGGTTGCCATCGATGAGCTGAACCCCACCACCGTGGTCACGGGCACGATGGAAGCCGCCAACATCGAGGGCTCCCGCGTGGGTGTCGGCGAGGGCGGCCAGTATACCGTTGATCAGCTGCTGCACGGTCTTCTTTTAGCCAGCGGTAACGATGCGGCGTATCTGTTGGCTCAGGAACTTGGTGGGGATCAAGCAACCCTGGAGAAAGTAAACGCGCTGGCCAAGGAGTTGGGCACTCAAGACACCTTCGTTGCCACTTATTCCGGTTTGGATGCGCCGGGAATGTCGACCTCCGCATACGACATGTCATTGATTTATCAGCATGCGTGGCAGAACCCGGTTTTCGAGTCGATTATCTCCACCGATCACATTGATTTCCCTGGTTGGGGCGACAATGAGGGTTTCCAAGTCTGGAACGATAACGCCTTGTTCATGAACGATCCTGATGGCATCGGCGGCAAGACCGGCTACACCGACGACGCGAACCACACCTTTGTCGGCGGTCTCGATCGGGGTGGTCGCCGCCTCGCCGCCGTACTCTTGGATTCCACCGTCAGCGACATTCGTCCGTGGGAACAAGCACGATTGCTTATCGACGCCTCCCTCCCCATCACGCCGGGGTCCGGCGTGGGCCAGCTGGGCTCCGGCAGCGCGAACGATGTGGCACCGGCGACCCCAGAATTACCAGAACCCACCGACAACCTGACTTCAGGTGAGGGTGGGTCGCAGAACACGCTGCTTAAGCTCGTGGTGCCCATCGGAATCATCGTGCTGTTGCTAATCGCCGCACTAGCGTGGACATTCAGATCTCCCAAGAAAAAGAACTAG